A part of Winslowiella toletana genomic DNA contains:
- the ygfZ gene encoding tRNA-modifying protein YgfZ, which produces MPTFTLPPRQPVASARLPLTLISLEDWALATVQGQDSVSYLQGQVTLDVAALAAGQHLPCAHCDAKGKMWSNLRLFHRGEGFAYIERRSLRDTQITELKKYAVFAKVTIVADDESVLLGLAGFQARGALAGLFDQLPDAETPVVQQGDSTLLWFAHPAERFLLVTSAEQAQAIQQKLVGEAQFNDSAQWLALNIEAGLPVIDEKNSAQFIPQATNLQALDAISFKKGCYTGQEMVARAKFRGANKRALYWLAGSASRVPEAGDSLEIKLGDNWRRTGTILAATQLDNGDVWVQAVLNNDLEADSILRVHGDEGGTLAIQPLPYEIT; this is translated from the coding sequence ATGCCGACCTTTACATTACCGCCCCGTCAGCCTGTGGCTTCCGCGCGTTTGCCGCTGACGTTGATCTCGCTGGAAGATTGGGCGCTGGCGACCGTGCAGGGTCAGGACAGCGTCAGCTATCTGCAAGGCCAGGTGACGCTCGACGTCGCAGCGCTGGCTGCCGGACAGCATCTTCCCTGCGCTCACTGTGATGCCAAAGGAAAAATGTGGAGTAACCTGCGTCTGTTTCATCGCGGCGAAGGCTTTGCTTATATCGAGCGCCGCAGCCTGCGTGATACGCAGATTACCGAACTGAAAAAATATGCGGTGTTTGCCAAAGTCACCATTGTTGCGGACGATGAGTCCGTACTGCTGGGGCTGGCGGGCTTCCAGGCGCGTGGCGCGCTGGCCGGTCTGTTTGATCAACTGCCGGATGCTGAAACGCCGGTGGTGCAGCAAGGCGACAGCACGCTGCTGTGGTTTGCCCATCCTGCCGAACGCTTCCTGCTGGTAACCAGCGCAGAACAGGCGCAAGCCATTCAGCAAAAGCTGGTGGGCGAAGCACAATTTAATGACAGCGCGCAATGGCTGGCGCTGAATATTGAAGCCGGCCTGCCGGTTATTGATGAGAAAAACAGCGCCCAGTTTATTCCGCAGGCCACCAACCTGCAGGCGCTGGATGCCATTAGCTTTAAAAAAGGTTGTTACACCGGTCAGGAGATGGTGGCGCGCGCCAAATTCCGTGGCGCCAATAAGCGTGCGCTCTACTGGCTGGCGGGCAGCGCCAGTCGCGTACCGGAAGCGGGTGATTCACTGGAGATTAAACTGGGTGACAACTGGCGCCGCACCGGCACCATTCTGGCGGCAACCCAGCTGGATAATGGTGATGTCTGGGTGCAGGCGGTACTGAATAACGATCTGGAAGCGGACAGCATTTTGCGAGTGCATGGCGATGAAGGCGGCACATTAGCGATTCAGCCACTGCCTTATGAGATTACGTAA
- the gcvH gene encoding glycine cleavage system protein GcvH, which translates to MSNVPVELKYRDSHEWVRKEADGSYTVGITEHAQELLGDMVFVDLPEVGATFAAGDDCAVAESVKAASDIYAPLSGEIVAVNSELEANPELVNSDPYSDGWLFKIKASDESELDSMMDADAYKASIDE; encoded by the coding sequence ATGAGCAATGTACCAGTTGAACTGAAGTATCGTGACAGTCATGAGTGGGTGCGTAAAGAAGCGGACGGCAGCTACACCGTTGGCATTACCGAGCACGCACAGGAGCTGCTGGGCGATATGGTCTTTGTGGATCTGCCGGAAGTCGGTGCCACTTTTGCCGCCGGTGATGACTGCGCGGTTGCCGAATCGGTAAAAGCGGCATCAGATATCTATGCGCCACTGAGCGGTGAAATCGTTGCGGTGAACAGTGAGCTGGAAGCGAATCCGGAGCTGGTCAACAGTGACCCATACAGTGATGGCTGGTTATTTAAGATCAAAGCCAGCGATGAATCTGAACTGGATTCAATGATGGATGCGGATGCTTATAAAGCTTCTATTGACGAGTAA
- the sdhE gene encoding FAD assembly factor SdhE — protein sequence MDINNRARVHWACRRGMRELDISIMPFFEYEYDSLSDNDKQVFIQLLESDDPDLFNWLMNHGEPADAELKRMVQLIQLRNKQRGPVAI from the coding sequence ATGGATATTAACAACAGAGCACGGGTTCACTGGGCCTGCCGTCGCGGCATGCGTGAGCTGGATATCTCGATTATGCCGTTCTTCGAGTATGAGTATGATTCGTTAAGCGATAACGATAAGCAGGTGTTTATTCAGCTGCTGGAGAGTGACGACCCGGATCTGTTCAACTGGCTGATGAATCATGGCGAACCTGCCGATGCCGAGCTGAAACGCATGGTGCAACTGATTCAACTGAGAAATAAACAACGTGGTCCTGTGGCAATCTGA
- the trhA gene encoding PAQR family membrane homeostasis protein TrhA, with amino-acid sequence MTNNSLIAQGYSLAEEIANSISHGLGFIFGIVGLVLLLDQAIDAQAGAMAITSYSVYGGSMILLFLASTLYHAIPHPRAKYWLKKLDHCAIYVLIAGTYTPFLLIALKSPLAHWLMVVIWSLALVGIGFKLLFAHRFPAMSLITYLLMGWLSLIVIYQLAMKLLPGGIWLLAAGGVIYTLGVIFYAVERIPYNHAIWHGFVLGGSLCHFLAIYFYVM; translated from the coding sequence ATGACCAATAATTCGCTGATTGCACAGGGATATTCCCTGGCTGAAGAGATTGCTAACAGCATCAGCCATGGTCTGGGATTTATCTTTGGTATTGTGGGGCTGGTATTACTGCTTGATCAGGCGATTGATGCGCAAGCCGGGGCGATGGCGATTACCAGCTATAGCGTCTACGGCGGCAGCATGATCCTGCTGTTTCTCGCTTCCACGCTCTACCATGCGATTCCACATCCGCGCGCCAAATACTGGCTGAAAAAGCTCGATCACTGCGCCATCTATGTGCTGATTGCCGGTACCTATACGCCGTTCCTGCTGATTGCGCTGAAATCGCCGCTGGCGCACTGGCTGATGGTGGTGATCTGGAGCCTGGCGCTGGTCGGAATTGGTTTTAAACTGTTGTTCGCGCACCGCTTTCCGGCAATGTCGCTGATTACTTATCTGCTGATGGGCTGGTTATCGCTGATTGTTATTTATCAGCTGGCGATGAAACTGTTACCTGGCGGTATCTGGTTGCTGGCGGCTGGCGGGGTGATCTATACGCTTGGCGTGATTTTCTACGCGGTGGAGCGTATCCCCTATAACCACGCCATCTGGCATGGTTTTGTGCTGGGCGGCAGTCTATGCCACTTCCTCGCCATCTACTTCTATGTGATGTAA
- the gcvT gene encoding glycine cleavage system aminomethyltransferase GcvT produces the protein MTQQTPLFEQHQACGARMVDFHGWMMPLHYGSQMDEHHAVRSDAGMFDVSHMTIVDLHGARSREFLRYLLANDVAKLTIPGKALYSGMLNASGGVIDDLIVYFMTEEFFRLVVNSATREKDLAWISQHAADYGVQLTERDDLALIAVQGPNAQQKANSLFDDAQRQAVDGMKPFFGVQAGELFIATTGYTGEAGYEIALPVGQAAGFWQQLVAAGVKPAGLGARDTLRLEAGMNLYGQEMDESISPLAANMGWTISWEPADRDFIGREALESQRERGTDKLVGLLMTEKGVLRNELPVRFSDAAGNLHEGVITSGSFSPTLGCSIALARVPAAIGDKAIVQIRNREMPVQVTKPVFVRSGKPVAK, from the coding sequence ATGACCCAGCAGACTCCTTTATTCGAACAGCATCAGGCCTGCGGCGCCCGCATGGTGGATTTCCATGGCTGGATGATGCCACTGCATTACGGTTCGCAGATGGATGAACATCATGCGGTACGCAGTGATGCCGGTATGTTTGATGTTTCGCATATGACCATTGTCGATCTGCACGGCGCGCGCAGCCGTGAATTCCTGCGTTATCTGCTGGCTAACGACGTCGCTAAGCTCACAATCCCTGGCAAAGCCCTGTATAGCGGCATGTTAAACGCTTCAGGTGGCGTAATTGACGATCTGATTGTTTACTTTATGACCGAAGAGTTTTTCCGTCTGGTGGTGAACTCCGCCACGCGCGAAAAAGACCTGGCATGGATTAGCCAGCACGCCGCCGATTACGGCGTGCAGCTGACCGAGCGTGACGATCTGGCGTTAATCGCCGTGCAGGGGCCAAATGCCCAGCAGAAAGCGAACAGCCTGTTCGATGATGCTCAGCGCCAGGCCGTCGACGGCATGAAGCCATTCTTTGGCGTGCAGGCAGGCGAGCTGTTTATCGCCACCACCGGCTACACCGGCGAAGCGGGCTATGAAATCGCGCTGCCGGTCGGGCAGGCCGCCGGTTTCTGGCAGCAGCTGGTGGCTGCAGGCGTTAAACCTGCGGGTCTGGGCGCGCGCGATACGCTGCGCCTTGAAGCGGGAATGAACCTGTATGGACAGGAGATGGATGAGAGCATCTCTCCGCTGGCGGCCAACATGGGCTGGACCATCAGCTGGGAACCTGCCGACCGCGATTTTATCGGGCGTGAAGCGCTGGAAAGCCAGCGTGAAAGAGGCACCGACAAGCTGGTGGGCTTATTGATGACGGAAAAGGGCGTGCTGCGTAACGAGCTGCCGGTTCGCTTCAGTGATGCAGCAGGCAATCTGCATGAAGGTGTGATTACCAGCGGATCCTTTTCCCCGACCCTGGGTTGCAGCATCGCGCTGGCGCGTGTGCCGGCTGCAATCGGTGATAAAGCAATTGTACAGATCCGCAACCGCGAAATGCCGGTGCAGGTCACCAAACCTGTTTTTGTGCGCTCCGGTAAGCCGGTCGCTAAATAA
- the gcvP gene encoding aminomethyl-transferring glycine dehydrogenase: MTQTLSQLEHTGAFIERHIGPSQEQQDAMLAAVGAASVPELIASIVPADIQLPSPPAIGDALTEHQALAELKAIASQNQLYKSYIGMGYAPVLTPPVILRNMLENPGWYTAYTPYQPEVSQGRLEALLNFQQVTLDLTGLDIASASLLDEATAAAEAMAMARRVSKLKNANKFFVADDIHPQTLDVVRTRAETFGFEVLVDKADKALDHQDLFGVLLQQVGTTGEAHDYRQLISELKSRKVVVSVAADFMSLLLLEAPGKQGADIVFGSAQRFGVPMGYGGPHAAFFAARDEHKRSMPGRIIGVSRDAAGKTALRMAMQTREQHIRREKANSNICTSQVLLANIASLYAVYHGPVGLKRIAGRIHRLTDILAAGLKQGGLTLRHSSWFDTLTVEVADKAAVLVRALSFGANLRTDIHHAVGITLDETTTREDVAALLSILLGENHGLDIDRLDAQVAADSQSIPADLLRQDAILTHPVFNRHHSETEMMRYMHSLERKDLALNQAMIPLGSCTMKLNAAAEMIPITWPEFAGLHPFCPADQAGGYLQMIGQLSQWLVQLTGYDALCMQPNSGAQGEYAGLLAIRRYHESRNEAGRNICLIPSSAHGTNPASAQMAGMAVVVVACDKQGNIDLHDLRLKAEQAGEALSCIMVTYPSTHGVYEETIREVCQIVHQFGGQVYLDGANMNAQVGITTPGYIGADVSHLNLHKTFCIPHGGGGPGMGPIGVKAHLAPFIPGHSVVQIEGVLTQQGAVSAAPFGSASILPISWMYIRMMGAEGLKQASSVAILNANYIASRLQSAYPILYTGRDGRVAHECILDIRPLKEQTGISELDIAKRLIDYGFHAPTMSFPVAGTLMVEPTESESKIELDRFIDAMLSIRMEIDRVADGEWPAEDNPLVNSPHTQMEIAGEWTHPYSRELAVFPAGSDNKYWPTVKRLDDVFGDRNLFCSCVPISDYQ; the protein is encoded by the coding sequence ATGACTCAGACTCTCAGCCAGCTTGAACACACCGGTGCGTTTATCGAGCGCCATATTGGCCCATCACAGGAACAGCAGGATGCGATGCTGGCTGCGGTGGGCGCGGCTTCAGTTCCGGAACTGATTGCCTCGATTGTACCCGCCGACATCCAGTTGCCCAGCCCTCCGGCGATTGGTGACGCACTGACTGAACATCAGGCGCTGGCTGAGCTGAAAGCAATTGCCAGTCAGAATCAGCTGTATAAATCCTATATCGGCATGGGGTATGCCCCGGTACTGACGCCGCCGGTGATCCTGCGCAATATGCTGGAAAATCCGGGCTGGTACACCGCCTATACGCCGTATCAGCCAGAAGTGTCGCAGGGCCGTCTGGAAGCGCTGCTGAATTTCCAGCAGGTGACGCTGGATCTTACCGGGCTGGATATCGCCTCCGCTTCACTGCTGGATGAAGCCACTGCGGCGGCGGAAGCGATGGCGATGGCCAGACGCGTCAGCAAACTGAAAAACGCCAATAAATTCTTTGTCGCGGATGATATTCATCCGCAAACCCTCGATGTGGTGCGTACCCGCGCAGAAACCTTTGGTTTTGAGGTGCTGGTGGATAAAGCCGATAAAGCGCTGGATCATCAGGATCTGTTTGGCGTGCTGCTGCAGCAGGTTGGCACCACCGGTGAAGCTCATGATTATCGCCAGCTGATTAGCGAATTAAAAAGCCGTAAAGTGGTGGTCAGCGTGGCCGCCGACTTTATGTCACTGTTGCTGCTGGAAGCGCCGGGCAAACAGGGCGCGGATATCGTGTTCGGTTCTGCGCAGCGTTTCGGCGTGCCAATGGGTTACGGCGGCCCGCATGCGGCATTCTTTGCTGCCCGTGATGAGCATAAGCGTTCGATGCCTGGGCGTATTATCGGCGTATCGCGCGATGCGGCCGGTAAAACGGCGCTGCGTATGGCGATGCAGACCCGTGAACAGCATATCCGTCGTGAGAAAGCTAACTCCAACATCTGTACTTCGCAGGTGCTGCTGGCGAATATCGCCAGTCTGTACGCGGTTTACCATGGCCCGGTCGGACTGAAACGCATTGCCGGTCGTATTCATCGCCTGACCGATATTCTGGCTGCTGGCCTGAAGCAGGGCGGACTGACGCTGCGTCATAGCAGCTGGTTCGATACCCTGACTGTCGAAGTGGCCGACAAAGCGGCGGTGCTGGTTCGCGCGCTCAGTTTTGGCGCTAACCTGCGTACCGATATCCACCATGCGGTGGGCATCACGCTGGACGAAACCACCACCCGTGAAGATGTGGCGGCGCTGCTGTCGATTCTGCTCGGCGAAAACCATGGTCTGGATATTGATCGGTTAGATGCGCAGGTTGCCGCTGACAGCCAGTCGATTCCGGCCGATCTGCTGCGTCAGGATGCGATCCTGACCCATCCGGTATTTAACCGTCATCACAGTGAAACAGAGATGATGCGTTATATGCACAGCCTGGAGCGTAAAGATCTGGCGCTGAATCAGGCGATGATCCCACTTGGCTCCTGCACCATGAAGCTGAACGCAGCGGCGGAGATGATCCCGATCACCTGGCCTGAATTTGCCGGATTACATCCGTTCTGCCCGGCGGATCAGGCTGGCGGTTATTTGCAGATGATTGGTCAGCTGTCACAGTGGCTGGTACAGTTAACCGGTTATGATGCGCTATGCATGCAGCCGAACTCCGGCGCGCAGGGGGAATACGCCGGTCTGCTGGCGATTCGTCGTTATCACGAAAGCCGCAATGAAGCGGGCCGTAATATCTGTCTGATCCCCAGCTCGGCGCATGGTACTAACCCGGCGTCAGCGCAGATGGCGGGCATGGCGGTAGTGGTAGTGGCTTGCGATAAGCAGGGCAATATCGATCTGCACGATCTGCGTCTGAAAGCGGAGCAGGCGGGTGAAGCGCTCTCCTGCATTATGGTCACCTATCCGTCGACCCACGGCGTATATGAAGAGACTATTCGTGAAGTGTGCCAGATCGTGCATCAGTTTGGCGGCCAGGTGTATCTCGACGGCGCCAATATGAATGCGCAGGTCGGCATCACCACGCCGGGCTATATCGGCGCTGATGTATCGCACCTTAACCTGCATAAAACCTTCTGTATCCCACACGGCGGCGGCGGACCTGGTATGGGGCCGATTGGCGTAAAAGCGCATCTGGCGCCTTTTATCCCGGGTCACAGCGTGGTGCAGATTGAAGGCGTGCTGACGCAGCAGGGCGCGGTATCTGCCGCACCGTTTGGCAGCGCGTCAATTCTGCCAATCAGCTGGATGTATATCCGCATGATGGGTGCCGAAGGACTGAAACAAGCCAGTTCGGTAGCGATCCTGAATGCCAACTATATCGCCAGCCGCCTGCAGTCGGCGTATCCGATTCTTTATACCGGCCGTGATGGTCGTGTGGCGCACGAATGTATTCTGGATATCCGTCCGCTGAAAGAGCAGACCGGCATCAGTGAACTGGATATTGCCAAGCGTTTAATCGACTACGGCTTCCACGCGCCAACCATGTCGTTCCCGGTTGCCGGGACGTTGATGGTTGAACCGACTGAATCAGAAAGCAAAATCGAGCTGGATCGCTTTATTGATGCGATGTTGTCGATTCGCATGGAGATCGATCGGGTTGCCGACGGCGAATGGCCTGCGGAAGATAACCCGCTGGTCAACTCTCCGCATACCCAGATGGAGATTGCCGGCGAGTGGACGCATCCGTACAGCCGTGAGCTGGCGGTATTCCCGGCTGGCAGCGACAATAAATACTGGCCGACGGTGAAGCGTCTTGATGACGTATTTGGTGACCGCAATCTGTTCTGTTCCTGCGTGCCGATAAGTGATTATCAGTAG
- the ubiI gene encoding FAD-dependent 2-octaprenylphenol hydroxylase encodes MQTFDVVIAGGGMVGLAVACGLQGSGLRVAVLEKSPPQEMAADAAPGLRVSAINAASERLLQHLDVWSAILALRASPYHGMQVWDRDSFGQIAFDDEQQGMSHLGHIVENQVIHQALWQKASQLSDITLIAPAQLQQVAFGDNEAFVTLQDGNMMSARLLIAADGANSWLRNKADIPLTFWDYQHHALVANIRTEQPHDAVARQVFHGDGILAFLPLSDPHLCSIVWSVSPQEASRLQSMPAELFNQQLSVAFDMRMGLCQVEGERQTFPLMGRYARNFAAHRLALVGDAAHTVHPLAGQGVNLGFMDAAELIGEIKRLHQQGKDIGQHLYLRRYERSRKHSAALMLAGMQGFRELFAGNNPAKKLLRDVGLKLADTLPGVKPRLLKQAMGLNDLPDWLK; translated from the coding sequence ATGCAAACATTTGACGTAGTGATCGCTGGCGGCGGGATGGTTGGCCTGGCGGTGGCTTGCGGCTTGCAGGGCAGCGGACTGCGGGTGGCGGTACTGGAAAAATCGCCGCCGCAGGAGATGGCTGCCGATGCCGCGCCGGGACTGCGCGTGTCGGCGATTAACGCCGCCAGCGAGCGTCTGTTACAGCATCTTGACGTCTGGTCGGCGATCCTCGCACTGCGCGCCAGCCCGTATCACGGTATGCAGGTGTGGGATCGCGACAGCTTTGGTCAGATCGCCTTTGATGATGAGCAGCAGGGCATGTCGCACCTTGGACATATTGTTGAAAATCAGGTGATTCATCAGGCGTTGTGGCAGAAAGCCAGCCAGCTTAGCGATATCACGCTGATTGCGCCCGCTCAGCTGCAGCAGGTGGCGTTTGGCGATAACGAAGCCTTTGTCACCCTGCAGGATGGCAATATGATGAGCGCGCGTCTGCTGATTGCCGCAGACGGAGCAAACTCCTGGCTGCGAAATAAGGCTGATATCCCGTTAACCTTCTGGGATTATCAGCACCATGCGCTGGTGGCGAATATTCGCACTGAACAGCCGCATGATGCGGTGGCGCGTCAGGTATTTCATGGCGACGGTATTCTCGCCTTTCTGCCGCTAAGCGATCCGCATCTGTGCTCGATTGTCTGGTCGGTTTCGCCACAGGAGGCCAGCCGTCTGCAATCAATGCCAGCCGAACTGTTTAACCAGCAGTTGTCGGTCGCTTTCGATATGCGAATGGGATTGTGTCAGGTTGAAGGCGAACGTCAGACCTTCCCGCTAATGGGACGTTATGCGCGTAATTTTGCCGCGCATCGTCTGGCGCTGGTGGGCGATGCCGCGCATACCGTGCACCCGCTGGCCGGGCAGGGCGTCAATCTGGGCTTTATGGATGCCGCAGAGCTGATTGGCGAGATCAAACGTCTGCATCAGCAGGGTAAAGATATTGGTCAGCACCTCTATCTGCGTCGCTATGAGCGCAGCCGTAAGCATAGCGCGGCGTTGATGCTGGCGGGTATGCAGGGCTTTCGTGAGCTGTTTGCCGGTAATAATCCGGCAAAGAAATTGCTGCGTGATGTCGGCCTGAAACTGGCGGACACGCTGCCAGGGGTAAAACCGCGTTTGTTGAAGCAGGCGATGGGATTAAACGATCTGCCCGACTGGCTGAAATAG
- the xerD gene encoding site-specific tyrosine recombinase XerD, whose amino-acid sequence MLTDKAPEKVVPDTDLIEQFLDALWIERNLAQNTLASYRLDLLALAGWLQHHKRSLLSADAADLQSFLAERLEGGYKASSSARLLSAMRRLFQYLYREKQRDDDPSTLLSSPKLPQRLPKDLSEAQIERLLQAPGTDQPIELRDKAMLELLYATGLRVSELVGLNLGDVSLRQGVVRVIGKGNKERLVPLGEEAVHWIEQFIEYGRPWLMNGQTNDVLFPSNRAQHMTRQTFWHRIKYYATLAAIDSEKLSPHVLRHAFATHLLNHGADLRVVQMLLGHSDLSTTQIYTHVATERLRQLHQKHHPRA is encoded by the coding sequence ATGCTCACTGATAAAGCGCCGGAGAAAGTCGTGCCAGATACCGATTTGATTGAGCAGTTTCTCGATGCGCTATGGATTGAACGCAATCTTGCGCAGAACACTCTGGCATCCTATCGCCTTGATCTGCTGGCGCTGGCCGGCTGGTTACAGCATCATAAGCGCTCGTTGCTAAGCGCCGACGCGGCGGATCTGCAATCCTTTCTCGCTGAACGGCTGGAGGGAGGCTACAAAGCCAGTAGTTCGGCGCGCTTGCTGAGTGCGATGCGGCGGCTGTTTCAGTATCTCTACCGCGAAAAGCAGCGCGATGACGATCCCAGTACGCTGCTCTCGTCACCAAAACTGCCGCAGCGCTTGCCTAAAGATCTCTCTGAAGCCCAGATTGAGCGGCTGTTGCAGGCGCCTGGCACCGATCAGCCGATTGAGCTGCGCGATAAAGCGATGCTGGAGCTGCTGTACGCCACCGGACTTCGCGTTTCAGAACTGGTAGGCTTAAATCTCGGCGATGTCAGCCTGCGCCAGGGAGTCGTGCGGGTGATCGGTAAAGGCAATAAAGAACGTCTGGTGCCGCTGGGCGAAGAGGCGGTGCACTGGATTGAGCAGTTTATTGAGTATGGCCGCCCGTGGCTGATGAATGGTCAGACTAACGACGTATTGTTCCCCAGCAACCGTGCTCAGCATATGACACGGCAAACTTTTTGGCATCGGATTAAGTATTATGCGACGCTGGCGGCTATCGACAGTGAAAAATTGTCGCCGCATGTACTGCGCCACGCATTTGCCACCCATCTGCTGAACCACGGCGCTGATTTACGTGTCGTACAGATGCTGTTAGGCCACAGCGATCTGTCGACGACACAAATTTATACGCATGTCGCCACCGAGCGGCTGCGCCAGTTACATCAAAAGCATCATCCGCGCGCCTGA
- the fldB gene encoding flavodoxin FldB gives MKIGLFYGSSTCYTEMAAEKMRDFIGEELVTLHNLKDDAPALMEQYDLLIMGIPTWDFGELQEDWEAVWTDIPSLNLRGKVVALYGMGDQIGYSEWFLDALGMLHELLTPMGVTFIGYWPLEGYEFTSPKPLTRDGKQFVGLALDDVNQYEVSDERIEQWCEQVLTEMAELL, from the coding sequence ATGAAAATTGGCCTTTTTTACGGCTCCAGTACCTGCTACACCGAAATGGCAGCGGAAAAGATGCGTGACTTTATCGGTGAAGAGCTGGTGACGCTGCATAATCTGAAAGATGATGCGCCAGCGCTGATGGAACAGTATGACCTGCTGATTATGGGGATCCCAACCTGGGATTTTGGCGAACTGCAGGAAGACTGGGAAGCGGTCTGGACCGATATTCCGTCGCTTAATCTGCGCGGTAAAGTGGTGGCGCTGTACGGCATGGGTGACCAGATTGGCTACAGCGAATGGTTCCTTGATGCCCTCGGAATGCTGCATGAACTGCTGACGCCAATGGGCGTTACCTTTATCGGCTACTGGCCGCTGGAGGGCTACGAATTCACCAGCCCGAAGCCGCTCACCCGCGACGGCAAACAGTTTGTCGGTCTGGCGCTGGATGATGTTAATCAGTATGAAGTCAGCGACGAACGCATCGAACAGTGGTGCGAACAGGTACTGACGGAAATGGCGGAGCTGCTGTAA
- a CDS encoding SDR family oxidoreductase, with protein sequence MKIALVTGGSRGIGRATALMLAQCGYQVAVNYHRRADAAEEVVQLIEQAGGSAFSVQADIADEAQVVAMFQQIDQQPGVLSALVNNAGILFQQSTVEQLTAERINRVFATNVTGSFICCREAIKRMAWHHGGKGGAIVNVSSAAARTGSPGEYVDYAASKGAMDTLTRGLSLEVAAQGVRVNGVRPGPIYTEMHADGGEADRVNRVASTIPMQRGGQPQEIANAIVWLLSDEASYITGSIIDAAGGR encoded by the coding sequence ATGAAAATTGCCCTGGTAACCGGCGGCAGCCGTGGCATTGGTCGTGCAACAGCATTAATGCTGGCGCAATGTGGCTATCAGGTGGCGGTGAATTACCACCGGCGCGCTGATGCGGCGGAAGAGGTGGTGCAGCTGATTGAGCAGGCTGGTGGCAGCGCCTTTAGCGTGCAGGCGGATATCGCCGATGAAGCGCAGGTGGTGGCGATGTTTCAGCAGATTGATCAACAGCCCGGCGTGCTGAGTGCGCTGGTGAACAACGCCGGTATCCTGTTTCAGCAATCCACCGTTGAGCAGCTCACTGCCGAACGCATTAATCGGGTATTTGCCACCAATGTCACCGGCAGCTTTATCTGTTGTCGCGAGGCGATTAAACGGATGGCGTGGCATCACGGCGGTAAAGGCGGGGCGATTGTTAATGTCTCATCGGCGGCGGCGCGTACCGGTTCGCCGGGCGAATATGTCGATTATGCCGCATCAAAAGGGGCGATGGATACGCTGACCCGAGGTTTATCGCTGGAAGTGGCGGCGCAGGGCGTGCGGGTAAATGGCGTGCGACCGGGGCCGATCTATACCGAGATGCATGCCGATGGCGGCGAAGCGGATCGGGTGAATCGCGTCGCGTCAACCATCCCGATGCAGCGTGGCGGTCAGCCGCAAGAGATCGCCAACGCTATTGTCTGGCTGCTGAGCGATGAAGCCTCATATATTACCGGATCTATTATTGATGCCGCGGGCGGGCGTTAA
- a CDS encoding protein YgfX: MVLWQSDLRVSWQAQWVSLLLHGIVILLLLLAPWPPDYTVVWLILVTLVVLESVRSQRRIRRREGAVALLSKRRLRWRQQEWDITRRPWRIGQSILLSLRDNKGQRERLWLVRDSMEEADWRQLRQALEL, encoded by the coding sequence GTGGTCCTGTGGCAATCTGATCTGCGTGTCTCCTGGCAGGCGCAGTGGGTTTCACTGCTGCTGCATGGAATAGTTATTCTGCTGTTGTTACTGGCGCCCTGGCCACCGGATTATACCGTGGTGTGGCTGATATTAGTGACACTGGTGGTGCTGGAGAGTGTGCGCAGTCAGCGGCGTATTCGTCGCCGCGAAGGGGCGGTTGCCCTGCTGAGTAAACGGCGTTTGCGCTGGCGTCAGCAAGAGTGGGATATCACCCGCCGCCCGTGGAGGATTGGGCAGAGCATCTTATTGAGTTTACGGGATAATAAAGGCCAGCGTGAGCGGTTGTGGCTGGTGCGTGACAGCATGGAAGAGGCCGACTGGCGTCAGTTACGTCAGGCACTTGAACTGTAG